One Thermodesulfobacteriota bacterium genomic window carries:
- the panC gene encoding pantoate--beta-alanine ligase — protein sequence MDIITTPEEMQQRADQLRRSGKTIAFVPTMGCLHDGHMSLLRLAKERGDHTVLSIFVNPTQFGPNEDFASYPRQFEQDARAAENEGTDTIFAPEKAGLYESGFETYVSLEQLPNHLCGLSRPHHFRGVATVVSKLFNIVKPHVAIFGQKDYQQLAIIRRMTIDLNFDIRIIGAPIIREKDGLAMSSRNIYLTEAQRPSALSLYQSLLLAAGMIQEGETDAARIIEAVRRHIASFPETEIDYVTLCDPDRLTDVDDISGPVLLALAVRVGGKTRLIDNMVI from the coding sequence ATCGACATCATCACCACTCCGGAAGAAATGCAGCAACGCGCCGACCAACTGAGGCGCTCGGGGAAAACCATCGCTTTCGTACCCACCATGGGCTGTCTTCATGACGGCCATATGTCCCTGCTCCGGCTGGCAAAAGAGCGCGGGGACCATACCGTGCTCAGCATCTTCGTCAACCCGACCCAGTTCGGACCGAACGAGGATTTTGCCAGCTACCCCCGGCAGTTTGAACAAGACGCCAGGGCCGCGGAAAACGAAGGAACCGACACCATTTTCGCGCCGGAAAAAGCAGGCCTCTACGAGAGCGGTTTTGAAACCTATGTTTCCCTGGAGCAACTGCCCAACCACCTCTGCGGCCTTTCCCGCCCCCACCATTTCCGGGGCGTGGCCACGGTCGTTTCCAAGCTGTTTAACATCGTCAAGCCCCATGTAGCCATCTTCGGCCAGAAGGACTATCAACAACTGGCCATCATCCGGCGCATGACCATCGACCTGAATTTCGACATCCGCATCATCGGCGCGCCCATCATCCGGGAAAAGGACGGACTGGCCATGAGTTCGCGCAACATCTACCTGACGGAAGCCCAGCGGCCGTCGGCCCTGTCGCTTTACCAGTCCCTGCTGCTGGCCGCGGGAATGATCCAGGAAGGGGAGACCGACGCCGCCCGCATCATCGAAGCGGTCCGCCGCCACATCGCCTCCTTTCCGGAAACCGAGATCGATTACGTGACCCTGTGTGATCCCGACCGGCTCACCGACGTTGACGACATCTCCGGCCCGGTCCTTCTGGCCCTGGCCGTGCGCGTGGGCGGCAAGACGCGGTTGATTGATAATATGGTTATTTAG
- a CDS encoding FecR family protein, which yields MASLPAAAGVEMINGENEGVGAEVTCLVGRCFVVTPGLEPVRALAAGDRLAQGDRLRVADGSKIELRLGDDSLVRLDAGSVAVITSLSLDPSTGLRFVDIGIIMGKLWASVAKSPSVEDRFDVSTRTTVVSGRGAVFRMNVNDDQAAVIKVYDGAVEVKSTSSPAPGSASLDSDQTADSLDSARILEPGQEMAIHTDGSAAAPFAFSYDEDLTEWVKWNRERDGGGK from the coding sequence ATGGCATCGCTCCCGGCCGCGGCCGGCGTCGAAATGATAAATGGGGAAAATGAAGGTGTCGGAGCGGAAGTCACCTGCCTGGTCGGGCGCTGTTTTGTCGTAACCCCTGGCCTGGAACCGGTCCGCGCCCTGGCGGCCGGCGACCGCCTGGCACAGGGAGACCGGTTACGGGTCGCCGATGGTTCAAAAATAGAATTGCGCCTGGGGGACGACAGCCTGGTCCGCCTTGACGCCGGTTCGGTTGCCGTGATCACATCCCTGTCCCTTGATCCTTCGACCGGCCTCCGGTTTGTTGACATCGGCATCATCATGGGCAAGCTGTGGGCCTCGGTTGCCAAGTCCCCTTCCGTTGAAGACCGCTTTGATGTTTCCACCCGGACGACCGTTGTCTCCGGACGGGGGGCTGTTTTCCGCATGAACGTCAACGACGACCAGGCGGCCGTGATCAAGGTATATGACGGCGCCGTGGAAGTGAAAAGCACCTCTTCACCGGCACCGGGTTCAGCGTCCCTCGACAGCGACCAGACCGCCGATTCCCTGGACTCTGCCCGTATTCTGGAGCCGGGCCAGGAGATGGCCATCCATACCGACGGCTCCGCCGCCGCGCCTTTCGCCTTTTCCTACGATGAGGACCTGACTGAATGGGTCAAGTGGAACCGGGAAAGGGATGGGGGGGGGAAGTGA
- a CDS encoding SpoIID/LytB domain-containing protein, with amino-acid sequence MLPIRRKGFLRFPACLLTVVPVCFFLFITVARAGTDRDFLFNKAQIFMASGKYLEALGLYQAVADNAPRPDDKANAMVMIGYIYSQFLDQPDMALKNYDYVAETYPRSAAAGDALFKKGMVLYQLRQYEAAHDAFSDYLGKYPDGRWRQSARAWQETTTNLASSGASGWSADGLWTFTGDTTVRVLLADKVKELTLTADGSLVLSGVTSGKVFSSGIKTAEFSLSRQKITVNGKAWPESEPLMVKSTGASLALNNTRYRGHFIVVADEDSLSAINHVDVEGYLYGVVPSEVPSSWPAQALMAQAVAARTYALYIKQRSPEKYFDVKATTESQVYGGLDAEKASARTAVDRTRGQVLTFNGRLIVAYFHANSGGYTECPEHVWGARLPYLKDQPDEYSKDTPGSTWECFLPFSDIRRRLRQFGVAAGNIKSIQLNSRTRSGRVREVTVVSDKGVRKIAGNHFRLALGGTQLKSTCFQVAAGKDGIHFQGQGYGHGVGMSQWGAYQMALQGHDYKSILSHYYTGTRVAALSAPRQSENQKPLQVAKGTW; translated from the coding sequence ATGCTCCCAATACGGCGGAAGGGTTTTCTTCGATTTCCGGCTTGTCTGTTAACGGTAGTCCCGGTCTGTTTTTTTCTTTTTATAACGGTCGCCCGGGCGGGCACCGACCGTGATTTCCTCTTTAACAAAGCCCAGATTTTTATGGCGTCCGGGAAATACCTCGAGGCCCTGGGGTTATACCAGGCGGTGGCGGACAATGCCCCGCGGCCCGACGACAAAGCCAATGCCATGGTCATGATCGGCTACATCTACTCGCAGTTCCTGGATCAGCCGGACATGGCGCTCAAAAATTATGACTATGTGGCGGAAACCTACCCCCGGTCAGCGGCAGCCGGAGACGCCCTGTTCAAAAAAGGCATGGTGCTTTATCAGCTGCGGCAATACGAGGCTGCCCATGACGCCTTTTCCGATTACCTGGGAAAATATCCCGATGGCCGGTGGCGCCAGTCCGCCCGGGCCTGGCAGGAAACCACCACGAACCTGGCCTCGTCCGGGGCGTCCGGGTGGTCGGCGGACGGGCTCTGGACCTTTACCGGAGATACCACCGTCCGGGTCCTGCTGGCCGATAAGGTAAAAGAGCTGACCCTGACCGCTGACGGATCACTGGTCCTGTCGGGCGTGACCTCCGGAAAGGTTTTTTCTTCCGGCATAAAAACAGCGGAATTTTCCCTCTCCCGCCAGAAGATAACGGTCAATGGCAAGGCCTGGCCGGAGAGCGAACCCCTGATGGTCAAATCCACCGGCGCCAGCCTGGCGCTGAACAATACCCGTTACCGTGGACATTTTATTGTCGTGGCCGATGAAGACAGCCTGTCCGCCATCAATCACGTGGACGTGGAGGGCTATCTTTACGGAGTGGTGCCTTCCGAGGTGCCCAGTTCCTGGCCCGCGCAGGCGCTAATGGCCCAGGCCGTGGCCGCGCGCACTTACGCGTTGTATATCAAGCAGAGAAGCCCCGAAAAATATTTTGACGTCAAGGCGACCACCGAGTCACAGGTGTATGGCGGGCTGGACGCGGAAAAGGCGTCGGCCCGGACCGCCGTCGACCGGACCCGGGGTCAGGTGCTGACGTTTAACGGCAGGCTGATCGTGGCCTATTTCCATGCCAACAGCGGCGGCTACACGGAATGTCCGGAACATGTCTGGGGCGCCCGGCTTCCCTACCTGAAGGACCAGCCGGACGAGTACAGCAAAGACACGCCGGGCAGTACCTGGGAATGCTTCCTGCCTTTTTCGGACATCAGGCGGCGGTTGAGGCAGTTTGGCGTGGCCGCCGGAAACATCAAATCCATCCAACTGAACAGCCGAACGCGATCCGGCAGGGTCCGCGAGGTAACCGTGGTGTCGGACAAGGGTGTCCGGAAAATAGCCGGCAACCATTTCCGCCTGGCCCTCGGGGGCACCCAGTTGAAAAGTACCTGTTTTCAGGTCGCCGCCGGCAAAGACGGCATCCATTTCCAGGGCCAGGGTTACGGTCACGGCGTGGGCATGAGCCAGTGGGGAGCTTACCAGATGGCCCTGCAGGGCCATGATTATAAAAGTATCTTGAGCCATTATTATACCGGCACCCGGGTGGCCGCTCTGTCCGCCCCCCGTCAGTCGGAAAACCAAAAACCATTGCAGGTTGCAAAAGGAACTTGGTAG
- a CDS encoding adenylate/guanylate cyclase domain-containing protein, with product MVSLLKKTLFRGPLTLSIILVVLGAGLFISSAISFLSIMELKTIDMRFIFRGRKDIGNAVVLVAVDEKSLKEQGRWAWPRSKIADLVTRLSDKGARVIAFDVGFFEPESTLIINTIEEIKNAARTGAPGGNRFVDYLETLQFKNDNDRILAEAIRKSKARVVLGFFFQINPEDASHISEDEILMHGENIYGAEFTMSQLTSEGAKTTDMTEAISPQSNIRLITESTSLSGFFNKLTDPDGVVRKIPMAIRFRETLYAPLSLKAVSAYLDAPLAIRVGDSGIESVRVGDLSIPVDDRGEMIINYRGPEQTFTHIPATDILNDRVPEEALRDKIVLIGATAIGIHDECVTPLAKVFPGPEVHLNIMDSILAGDFIFHPVWAFIFDLMIIVLGGMLLAVVLSRTGAFSGGVAAVALFGGYIWLCQYFFSHMGWMLNMVYPLCVFLAIYLAVTSYKYFSEEGQKKFIRAAFSKYLAPEVVDQLIASPHKLVLGGERREITAFFSDVQGFTGISEKLGPEELVELLNEFLTEVSDIIMKYKGGVDKYEGDAVIAFFGAPNELKDHAEAACLACIDIQARLVALREGWKQRGKPELKVRIGLYSGPAVVGNMGSRNRMNYTMMGDTVNTAARLEGVNKRYGTYILVGDATYQAAAGTIAARELDAVKVIGKDKPLIIYEVLGRKGEIPKALADTVDLYARGLAEYRQRNWSRAVAFFQMALEVTPGDGPSTAMITRCRTYMENPPADDWDGSFAMDTK from the coding sequence ATGGTGTCGTTACTGAAAAAGACCCTGTTCCGGGGGCCCCTGACCCTGTCGATCATCCTCGTTGTGCTTGGTGCCGGGCTGTTCATCTCCTCCGCCATTTCCTTTTTAAGCATCATGGAACTGAAAACCATCGATATGAGGTTCATCTTCCGGGGCAGGAAGGACATCGGAAACGCGGTGGTCCTGGTAGCCGTCGACGAAAAAAGCCTGAAAGAGCAGGGCCGCTGGGCCTGGCCCCGGTCAAAGATAGCCGACCTCGTCACCCGGTTGTCCGACAAGGGCGCCCGGGTCATCGCGTTTGATGTGGGCTTTTTTGAACCTGAAAGCACGCTCATCATCAACACCATCGAGGAAATAAAAAACGCCGCCAGGACCGGCGCTCCCGGCGGCAACCGGTTCGTCGACTACCTGGAAACCCTGCAGTTTAAGAATGACAACGACCGCATCCTGGCCGAAGCCATTCGCAAATCAAAAGCGCGCGTGGTGCTGGGGTTTTTCTTCCAGATCAATCCCGAAGACGCGTCCCACATCAGTGAAGACGAGATCCTCATGCACGGCGAGAATATATACGGCGCCGAATTTACCATGAGCCAGCTCACCTCGGAAGGGGCGAAAACGACGGACATGACGGAAGCCATCTCCCCCCAGTCCAATATCCGCTTGATAACCGAAAGCACTTCCCTGTCCGGATTTTTCAACAAGCTGACGGATCCGGACGGGGTTGTCCGTAAAATCCCCATGGCCATCCGTTTCAGGGAAACGCTTTACGCGCCCCTTTCTCTTAAAGCCGTCAGCGCCTATCTGGACGCCCCTCTGGCCATCCGGGTCGGGGACAGCGGCATAGAAAGCGTCCGGGTCGGTGACCTGTCCATTCCGGTGGATGACCGGGGCGAAATGATCATCAACTACCGGGGACCGGAACAGACCTTCACCCATATTCCCGCCACCGATATTCTCAACGACCGGGTACCGGAAGAGGCGCTGCGGGACAAAATCGTCCTGATCGGCGCTACCGCCATCGGCATTCATGACGAGTGCGTCACCCCCCTGGCCAAGGTGTTCCCGGGGCCGGAAGTGCATCTGAACATTATGGACAGTATTCTGGCCGGAGACTTCATTTTCCACCCGGTCTGGGCGTTTATATTTGATCTGATGATCATCGTACTGGGCGGCATGCTGCTGGCGGTAGTTCTGTCCCGGACAGGCGCTTTCAGCGGCGGCGTGGCGGCGGTCGCCCTGTTTGGTGGCTATATCTGGCTGTGCCAGTATTTTTTCTCACACATGGGCTGGATGCTGAACATGGTCTATCCCCTGTGCGTCTTTCTGGCCATTTACCTGGCGGTAACCTCCTACAAGTACTTTTCCGAGGAGGGGCAGAAAAAATTCATCCGGGCGGCCTTCTCAAAATATCTGGCTCCGGAAGTGGTCGACCAGCTCATCGCCTCTCCCCACAAGCTGGTGCTGGGCGGCGAGCGGCGGGAAATCACGGCCTTCTTCTCCGATGTCCAGGGCTTTACCGGTATTTCCGAAAAACTGGGCCCGGAAGAACTGGTGGAACTGCTCAATGAATTCCTGACGGAAGTGTCGGACATCATCATGAAGTACAAGGGCGGCGTGGATAAATATGAAGGCGACGCGGTCATCGCCTTCTTTGGCGCTCCCAACGAGCTGAAAGATCACGCCGAAGCGGCCTGCCTGGCCTGCATTGATATCCAGGCCCGCCTGGTGGCGCTCCGCGAAGGCTGGAAGCAGCGGGGAAAACCGGAACTGAAAGTCCGTATCGGCCTCTATTCCGGCCCGGCGGTTGTCGGCAACATGGGCTCCAGAAACCGGATGAACTACACCATGATGGGAGATACGGTCAATACCGCCGCCCGCCTGGAAGGCGTCAATAAGCGCTATGGGACATATATCCTCGTCGGCGACGCCACCTATCAGGCGGCCGCCGGCACCATTGCCGCCCGGGAACTGGATGCCGTCAAAGTTATCGGCAAGGACAAGCCGTTGATTATTTATGAAGTGCTGGGCAGAAAAGGCGAAATCCCCAAAGCGCTGGCCGATACGGTTGATCTCTATGCCAGGGGCCTGGCCGAATATCGTCAGCGCAACTGGTCCCGGGCCGTGGCTTTCTTTCAGATGGCCCTGGAGGTAACGCCGGGAGACGGCCCCAGCACCGCCATGATAACCCGCTGCCGGACCTACATGGAAAACCCGCCCGCTGACGACTGGGACGGATCCTTTGCCATGGATACGAAATAG
- a CDS encoding bifunctional aconitate hydratase 2/2-methylisocitrate dehydratase, with amino-acid sequence MFDRYRQEAEARRAKGLPPLPLDEEQASELCRLLEQPPPGSEALLLDLMENRVPPGVDPAARIKAAFLGALAVGKAGSPLIGVEKAVEFLGAMQGGYNIEYLTTFLEDVRLAPLAAVQLKNAVFIGDGYKKVADRMGTNPWAGQVMVSWAEAEWFLNRPGLPEKISGIVFRVDGEITTDDFSPAAEAGTRSDIPLHALSMLRRRVDSPLETIADLKKKGLPVVFAGDVVGTGSSRKSAVNSLVWHIGNDIPGIPNKRRGGLVLGGKIAPIFYNTLEDAGALPVECDVTALETGDIIAVFPRQNRIIIESKKNREVPFYLRSPVLMDEVRAGGRIRLIVGRTLTATARRHLGLVESDVFARPPRPAEKTGGFTLAQKIVGRACGKKGVVPGEYCEPVLATVGSQDTTGTMTRDELKELACLSFGADLVMQSFCHTAAYPTDRDRAMHRNLTAFFVERGGIALKPGDGVIHAWLNRLILPDTVGTGGDSHTRFPVGISFPAGSGLVAFAAAMGKMPLDMPESVLVRLTGKRHNGITLRDVVNMIPLTAIEKGLLTVAKENKKNIFSGRIMEIESDQPLTVPQAFELTNASAERSAAAAAIRLDPEQVREYTCACRNFLEQLLAAGYQDAAAIRRRMAAMDTWLADPDLLAADEDATYAAVVDVDLSALREPVLACPNDPDDVRILSAVAGTGIDEVFIGSCMTGIDHFRQAARILSRVDKLSSRLWVTPPTRMDRDALAAEGALAVFQRLGARIEIPGCSLCMGNQARVSPGTTVMSTSTRNFPHRMGDNTRVFLGSAEIAAVCAILGRIPTVDEYMRFW; translated from the coding sequence ATGTTTGATCGATATCGGCAGGAAGCCGAAGCCCGAAGGGCCAAAGGACTGCCTCCCCTGCCTCTGGATGAGGAGCAGGCCAGCGAGCTGTGCCGGCTCCTGGAACAACCGCCGCCAGGCAGCGAAGCGCTGCTGCTGGATCTGATGGAAAACCGGGTGCCGCCGGGAGTCGATCCGGCGGCCAGAATCAAAGCCGCTTTCCTGGGTGCCCTGGCCGTCGGAAAGGCGGGTTCCCCGCTGATCGGCGTTGAAAAAGCAGTCGAGTTTCTGGGCGCCATGCAGGGCGGATATAATATTGAATATCTGACAACCTTTCTGGAGGATGTCCGGCTGGCGCCCCTGGCCGCCGTTCAGCTGAAAAATGCCGTTTTTATCGGCGACGGCTATAAAAAGGTAGCGGACCGGATGGGGACCAATCCCTGGGCCGGGCAGGTCATGGTCTCCTGGGCGGAGGCGGAATGGTTTTTAAACCGCCCCGGCCTGCCTGAAAAAATCAGCGGCATCGTCTTCCGGGTGGACGGCGAAATCACCACGGACGATTTTTCCCCGGCCGCGGAAGCCGGAACCCGCTCGGACATCCCCCTGCACGCCCTGTCCATGCTCCGGCGCCGGGTGGACTCGCCGCTTGAAACCATCGCCGACCTGAAGAAAAAAGGCCTGCCGGTAGTTTTTGCCGGTGACGTGGTCGGAACCGGATCGTCCCGGAAATCCGCTGTAAACTCCCTTGTCTGGCATATCGGCAACGATATTCCCGGTATTCCCAATAAACGGCGGGGCGGCCTGGTGCTGGGCGGTAAAATCGCGCCGATTTTTTATAATACCCTGGAAGACGCCGGCGCCCTGCCGGTCGAGTGCGACGTGACCGCATTGGAGACCGGCGACATCATCGCCGTTTTCCCCCGGCAAAACAGAATTATCATTGAAAGCAAGAAAAACCGGGAAGTTCCGTTTTATCTCCGATCCCCCGTACTGATGGATGAGGTTCGGGCCGGGGGACGAATCCGCCTTATTGTCGGCCGCACCCTGACCGCTACCGCCCGCCGTCATCTGGGGCTGGTTGAATCAGACGTTTTTGCCCGACCTCCCCGTCCGGCGGAGAAGACCGGCGGCTTCACCCTGGCCCAGAAAATTGTTGGCCGGGCCTGCGGCAAAAAAGGCGTGGTTCCGGGAGAGTATTGCGAGCCGGTCCTGGCGACGGTGGGCTCCCAGGACACGACCGGCACCATGACCCGGGACGAACTCAAGGAACTGGCCTGCCTTTCCTTTGGCGCGGATCTGGTCATGCAGTCTTTCTGTCACACGGCCGCCTATCCCACGGACCGGGACCGGGCCATGCACCGGAACCTGACGGCCTTTTTTGTAGAACGCGGCGGCATTGCCTTGAAACCCGGTGACGGCGTCATTCACGCCTGGCTCAACCGCTTGATCCTTCCCGATACCGTCGGCACCGGCGGTGACTCCCACACCCGCTTTCCCGTGGGCATCAGTTTCCCGGCCGGTTCCGGACTGGTGGCCTTCGCGGCTGCCATGGGCAAAATGCCCCTGGACATGCCCGAGTCCGTGCTGGTCAGGCTGACCGGAAAGCGGCATAACGGCATCACCCTGCGGGACGTGGTCAACATGATTCCCCTGACGGCCATCGAAAAGGGTCTGCTGACCGTGGCCAAGGAGAACAAGAAGAACATCTTTTCCGGCCGCATCATGGAAATTGAAAGCGACCAGCCGTTGACGGTTCCCCAGGCCTTTGAGCTGACCAACGCATCGGCCGAGCGATCTGCGGCCGCTGCCGCCATCCGTCTCGATCCGGAGCAGGTGAGGGAGTATACGTGCGCCTGCCGGAATTTTCTGGAGCAATTGCTGGCGGCAGGATATCAGGACGCCGCCGCCATCCGCCGCCGGATGGCGGCCATGGATACCTGGCTGGCCGACCCGGACCTGCTGGCCGCCGATGAGGACGCAACTTACGCGGCCGTGGTCGATGTTGACCTGTCCGCCCTGCGGGAACCGGTGCTGGCCTGTCCCAATGATCCCGACGATGTCCGTATCCTGTCCGCCGTGGCCGGTACCGGCATCGACGAGGTGTTTATCGGTTCCTGCATGACCGGTATTGACCATTTCCGTCAGGCCGCACGGATCTTGAGCCGGGTGGATAAACTCAGCAGCCGCCTGTGGGTGACGCCGCCGACCAGAATGGACCGGGACGCCCTGGCCGCCGAAGGGGCACTGGCCGTTTTCCAGCGGCTTGGCGCCAGGATCGAAATTCCCGGCTGCTCCCTGTGCATGGGCAATCAGGCCAGGGTCTCGCCGGGCACCACGGTCATGTCCACCTCCACCCGCAATTTTCCCCACCGCATGGGCGACAACACTCGGGTTTTCCTGGGTTCGGCTGAAATAGCCGCCGTTTGCGCCATACTAGGCCGTATTCCCACAGTTGATGAGTATATGAGATTCTGGTAG
- the sat gene encoding sulfate adenylyltransferase: protein MSNLIAPHGGKGLTVCLLEGSALEAEKKKAAGLKKIPLSPRAKGDLIMIGIGGFSPLTGFMTKADWKSVCDNYLLADGTFWPVPVCLDASKADADAIKAGEEVALVDPENNEIMATMKVTEKYEMTDADKKYECEKTFMGEGTKTTEEFWKIAEADHPGVQMVMKQQPINLAGPVKVLSEGEYPVKYKGVYHRPAESRKIFEERGWKEIAALQLRNPMHRSHEHLCKIAVDVCDGVYIHSLVGNLKAGDIPAEVRVRCIDALVKNYFVEKHVVQGGYPLDMRYAGPREALLHATFRQNYGCSRMIIGRDHAGVGDFYGMFEAQTIFDKIPHPKEPGKALLCTPLKIDWTFYCTKCDGMASLRTCPHPKENRVMLSGTMLRKGLSEGTPIADHFGREEVLDILREYYGGLTEKVAIKTHAAATGKGQ, encoded by the coding sequence ATGAGTAACTTGATTGCGCCGCATGGCGGCAAAGGTTTGACCGTATGTCTTCTGGAAGGCAGCGCCCTGGAAGCGGAAAAGAAAAAAGCCGCCGGACTGAAGAAAATCCCCCTGAGCCCCCGGGCCAAAGGCGACCTGATCATGATCGGCATCGGCGGTTTTTCCCCGCTGACCGGTTTCATGACCAAGGCTGACTGGAAGAGTGTCTGTGACAATTACCTGCTGGCCGACGGCACCTTCTGGCCGGTTCCCGTCTGCCTCGACGCCTCCAAGGCAGATGCCGACGCCATCAAAGCGGGGGAGGAAGTCGCCCTGGTGGACCCTGAGAACAACGAAATCATGGCCACCATGAAAGTCACCGAAAAATACGAAATGACCGACGCCGACAAAAAGTACGAGTGCGAAAAAACCTTCATGGGCGAAGGCACCAAGACCACCGAAGAATTCTGGAAGATTGCCGAAGCCGATCACCCCGGTGTCCAGATGGTTATGAAACAGCAGCCAATTAACCTGGCCGGCCCGGTCAAGGTCCTGTCCGAGGGCGAATATCCGGTAAAGTACAAGGGTGTTTATCACCGGCCGGCTGAATCCCGGAAAATTTTCGAGGAAAGAGGCTGGAAGGAAATCGCCGCCCTGCAGCTCAGAAACCCCATGCACCGCTCCCATGAGCATCTGTGCAAGATCGCAGTGGATGTCTGCGACGGCGTTTACATTCACTCCCTGGTCGGCAACCTCAAGGCCGGCGACATTCCCGCCGAAGTGCGCGTCCGCTGCATCGACGCCCTGGTGAAAAACTACTTTGTCGAAAAACACGTTGTCCAGGGCGGTTATCCCCTTGACATGCGTTATGCCGGTCCCCGGGAAGCGCTGCTGCACGCCACCTTCCGCCAGAACTACGGCTGCTCCCGGATGATCATCGGCCGGGATCACGCCGGCGTAGGTGATTTTTACGGCATGTTCGAAGCCCAGACGATCTTCGACAAAATCCCGCACCCCAAAGAGCCGGGCAAGGCCCTGCTGTGCACGCCGCTGAAGATCGACTGGACCTTCTACTGCACCAAGTGCGACGGCATGGCCTCCCTGCGGACCTGCCCCCATCCCAAGGAAAACCGGGTTATGCTGTCCGGCACCATGCTTCGCAAGGGCCTGTCCGAAGGCACCCCGATCGCCGACCATTTCGGCCGGGAAGAAGTCCTGGATATCCTTCGTGAATACTACGGCGGCCTGACCGAAAAAGTCGCCATCAAGACCCACGCCGCGGCCACCGGCAAGGGCCAGTAA
- a CDS encoding DUF2062 domain-containing protein, translating into MLWQWLKRWRRKLERMRHTLKGSLAHRLLGERLFHPHIWGFDVNSLANGLSAGLFIAFTPTIPFQMLLSAIVVIALRVNLPIALAACWLTNPVTAVPVFLAAHKLGQFLLGDSPLLTRFLLNMFGVETRMGNFMENSLYLWAGSLIFAITAAVAGNIIVRALGLVARWFRNRVIRHDDDRII; encoded by the coding sequence ATGCTGTGGCAGTGGCTTAAAAGGTGGCGTCGCAAGCTCGAACGCATGCGGCATACGCTGAAGGGCTCCCTGGCGCACCGCCTGCTCGGTGAACGTCTTTTTCATCCCCATATCTGGGGGTTTGACGTCAACTCTCTGGCCAACGGGCTGTCGGCCGGGTTGTTTATCGCTTTTACCCCGACCATTCCGTTCCAGATGCTGCTGAGCGCCATCGTCGTTATCGCCTTGCGCGTCAATCTGCCCATCGCCCTGGCCGCCTGCTGGTTGACCAATCCCGTTACGGCGGTGCCGGTCTTTCTGGCCGCCCACAAGCTCGGCCAATTTCTGCTGGGAGATTCCCCCCTCCTGACACGGTTTCTGCTGAATATGTTCGGCGTTGAAACAAGGATGGGAAACTTTATGGAAAACTCTCTTTATCTCTGGGCCGGCTCGCTGATTTTCGCGATTACCGCCGCCGTGGCGGGAAATATAATCGTCCGCGCCCTCGGGCTGGTGGCCCGCTGGTTCAGAAACAGGGTCATTCGTCATGATGATGACCGGATTATTTGA
- a CDS encoding DVU0772 family protein, producing MMTLDQLKKEKSLINEIDWDMTPEEAVRLYLEWGNNWSGGNYVIRSKNDVSFYFVVNTWKEEPRVFLVKRSSETAEELAAFPLPEGVREPFLESVGRQKGVYAISGPVREWLEKELGQ from the coding sequence ATGATGACACTGGATCAGCTCAAGAAAGAGAAGTCTCTTATCAATGAAATAGACTGGGACATGACCCCCGAGGAAGCCGTCCGGCTTTATCTGGAATGGGGCAACAACTGGTCCGGTGGAAATTATGTGATCCGGTCCAAAAATGACGTCTCGTTTTATTTTGTCGTCAATACCTGGAAGGAAGAGCCGCGGGTGTTTCTGGTGAAACGGAGCTCGGAAACCGCCGAGGAACTGGCGGCGTTTCCGTTGCCGGAAGGGGTCAGAGAGCCCTTTCTCGAGTCCGTCGGCCGTCAGAAAGGGGTTTACGCCATTAGCGGACCGGTCCGGGAGTGGCTGGAAAAGGAGCTCGGTCAATAA
- the sfsA gene encoding DNA/RNA nuclease SfsA yields MNTKNSRSPDPSGGLSWAKLTAGTLIKRYKRFLADVRLKNNRVVTAHCPNSGAMLTCSEPGRPVYLSRHDDPGRKLKFTWEMIDMPDSLVGVNTQVPNRLVKRAVEAGVVGPLAGYDTVTPEVRVGERSRLDLLLTATNRPPCYVEVKNCTLVIEGTACFPDAVTDRGRKHLDELMALVAAQNRCVMFFLIQRMDAVSFRPADHIDPAYGKALRKAVQKGVEVMAWDVAMDLKGIALNRPLVCRL; encoded by the coding sequence TTGAACACAAAGAATTCGCGTTCACCCGACCCGTCTGGAGGATTGTCCTGGGCGAAGCTTACCGCCGGCACATTGATCAAACGTTATAAGCGGTTCCTGGCGGATGTGCGGCTGAAAAACAACCGGGTGGTCACCGCCCACTGCCCCAACTCCGGCGCCATGCTGACTTGTTCTGAACCGGGACGACCGGTTTATCTTTCCCGCCATGATGACCCCGGCCGGAAGCTGAAGTTCACCTGGGAAATGATCGACATGCCGGATTCGCTGGTGGGCGTGAATACCCAGGTTCCAAACCGGCTGGTGAAGCGGGCCGTCGAAGCCGGCGTCGTCGGACCGCTGGCCGGCTATGATACCGTGACGCCGGAGGTCAGGGTCGGAGAGCGGTCCCGGCTGGATCTGCTGCTGACCGCCACGAACCGCCCCCCCTGTTATGTGGAAGTCAAAAACTGCACCCTCGTGATTGAAGGGACGGCCTGTTTTCCGGATGCCGTGACCGACCGGGGGAGAAAGCATTTAGACGAGTTAATGGCGCTGGTCGCAGCGCAAAACCGCTGTGTCATGTTCTTTCTGATCCAGCGGATGGATGCGGTTTCCTTCCGGCCGGCGGATCATATTGATCCGGCGTACGGAAAGGCCCTGAGAAAAGCGGTCCAAAAAGGGGTGGAGGTTATGGCCTGGGACGTGGCCATGGATCTGAAGGGTATTGCCCTGAACCGGCCCCTGGTCTGCCGGCTTTAA